A genomic window from Streptomyces broussonetiae includes:
- a CDS encoding VOC family protein, which translates to MAVQPEGTPCWADAMFSDVEGAKRFYGDVLGWTFGESSPQYGNYTQAYVDGKAVAAVVPPMPGQEGQSQWCLYFSSPDVAATAQKIRDHGGEILMEPMKVGDFGTMCLAREPSGAVFGVWQAGTHEGFEATGTPGAYCWAEVFTREPEKADTFLSAVFPYRMKQMDDHAVDFRVFDVAENTVLGRMKMTDDFPPEVPSYINVYFTVDDCDQAVERAVKLGGVLRFGPLSSPFGRFAALGDPQGANFSVIDITTTEGQMPSVSDV; encoded by the coding sequence ATGGCCGTGCAACCTGAGGGAACGCCCTGTTGGGCCGATGCGATGTTCAGCGACGTCGAGGGAGCCAAGCGGTTCTACGGTGACGTCCTCGGCTGGACCTTCGGCGAGTCGTCGCCGCAGTACGGCAACTACACCCAGGCCTATGTGGACGGCAAGGCGGTCGCCGCCGTGGTCCCGCCCATGCCCGGACAGGAGGGGCAGTCGCAGTGGTGCCTCTACTTCTCCTCGCCGGACGTCGCCGCCACCGCGCAGAAGATCCGGGACCACGGCGGCGAGATACTGATGGAACCGATGAAGGTCGGCGACTTCGGCACCATGTGCCTGGCCCGCGAGCCCAGCGGCGCCGTGTTCGGCGTCTGGCAGGCCGGCACCCACGAGGGCTTCGAGGCGACCGGGACTCCGGGCGCCTACTGCTGGGCCGAGGTCTTCACCCGGGAACCGGAGAAGGCCGACACCTTCCTCTCCGCCGTTTTCCCTTACCGGATGAAGCAGATGGACGACCACGCCGTGGACTTCCGGGTCTTCGACGTGGCCGAGAACACCGTCCTCGGCCGGATGAAGATGACCGACGACTTCCCGCCCGAGGTGCCGTCGTACATCAACGTGTACTTCACCGTCGACGACTGCGACCAGGCGGTCGAGCGCGCCGTCAAGCTCGGCGGTGTCCTCCGCTTCGGGCCGTTGAGCAGCCCCTTCGGCCGGTTCGCGGCGCTCGGTGACCCGCAGGGCGCGAACTTCTCGGTGATCGACATCACGACCACCGAGGGGCAGATGCCGTCGGTCTCGGACGTGTGA
- a CDS encoding family 2B encapsulin nanocompartment shell protein, with protein MSTPDSATGSAVEEPVPAPEADRPLTSLGTRAARQLATTTKSEPQMQAITSRWLLKALPWVDVKGGTYRVNRRLQLRTGRGRVHFEHNGADDIRVVPQTLTELPILRGYPDLEVLREIAGRFQPREVRAGQVLFEAGQPVTEAYLVVHGRFTRYSNGKYGDEEVTGVVTAGDQMGDEAVGQSDPLWLSSVRADTAGVVLALPWTVVQEITERVPSLAAHLQAYVEQQRKPMNRKGEAEVPVQAGHTGEPTLQAGFVDYELDPREYELSLTQTVLRVHSRVADLYNHPMDQTQQQLRLTVEEIRERQEWELVNNREFGLLHNVDYGQRVSTFTGPPTPDDMDELLSMRRKTKVFLAHPKAIAAFFRQCNRRGLVPGTASVDGHEVPAWRGVPIYPCSKIPISDDHTTSILALRTGEADQGVVGLYQTGIPDEFQPGLNVRFMGINEQAVINYLVTAYYSMAILVPDAAGILENVQLGRTAD; from the coding sequence GTGTCCACACCGGACAGCGCCACCGGTTCCGCCGTCGAAGAGCCCGTCCCCGCGCCCGAGGCCGACAGGCCGCTCACCAGCCTCGGCACCCGGGCGGCACGCCAGCTCGCCACGACCACCAAGTCCGAACCACAGATGCAGGCGATCACCTCCAGGTGGCTGCTGAAGGCCCTGCCGTGGGTGGACGTCAAGGGCGGCACCTACCGGGTCAACCGCCGTCTGCAGCTGCGCACCGGACGCGGCCGGGTGCACTTCGAGCACAACGGCGCCGACGACATCCGGGTCGTTCCGCAGACGCTGACCGAGCTGCCGATCCTGCGCGGCTACCCCGACCTCGAAGTGCTGCGGGAGATCGCCGGCCGCTTCCAGCCCCGCGAGGTGCGCGCCGGGCAGGTGCTGTTCGAGGCCGGCCAGCCCGTGACGGAGGCGTACCTGGTCGTCCACGGCCGGTTCACCCGCTACTCCAACGGCAAGTACGGCGACGAGGAGGTCACCGGGGTCGTCACCGCGGGCGACCAGATGGGCGACGAGGCGGTCGGCCAGTCCGACCCGTTGTGGCTGTCCTCGGTGCGGGCCGACACCGCGGGCGTGGTCCTCGCACTGCCCTGGACGGTCGTCCAGGAGATCACCGAGCGGGTGCCGTCCCTCGCCGCGCACCTCCAGGCCTACGTCGAGCAGCAGCGCAAGCCCATGAACCGCAAGGGCGAGGCCGAGGTGCCGGTGCAGGCCGGCCACACCGGCGAGCCGACGCTGCAAGCCGGCTTCGTGGACTACGAACTCGACCCGCGCGAATACGAGTTGTCCCTCACCCAGACCGTGCTGCGGGTGCACTCCCGGGTCGCCGATCTCTACAACCACCCCATGGACCAGACTCAGCAGCAGCTGCGGCTGACCGTCGAGGAGATCCGCGAGCGCCAGGAGTGGGAGCTGGTCAACAACCGCGAGTTCGGGCTCCTGCACAACGTCGACTACGGCCAGCGGGTCAGCACCTTCACCGGCCCGCCGACCCCGGACGACATGGACGAGCTGCTGTCCATGCGGCGCAAGACCAAGGTGTTCCTCGCCCATCCCAAGGCCATCGCGGCGTTCTTCCGGCAGTGCAACCGGCGTGGCCTGGTGCCCGGGACCGCGAGCGTCGACGGGCACGAGGTACCGGCGTGGCGCGGAGTGCCGATCTATCCGTGCAGCAAGATCCCGATCAGCGACGACCACACCACCAGCATCCTCGCGCTGCGCACCGGCGAGGCCGACCAGGGCGTCGTCGGCCTCTACCAGACCGGCATCCCGGACGAGTTCCAACCGGGCCTGAACGTCCGCTTCATGGGCATCAACGAGCAGGCCGTCATCAACTACCTGGTCACCGCCTACTACTCGATGGCCATCCTCGTCCCGGACGCGGCGGGGATCCTGGAGAACGTCCAGCTCGGCCGGACCGCCGACTGA
- a CDS encoding family 2 encapsulin nanocompartment cargo protein terpene cyclase, whose translation MSTPTTSYALPGPPNLAQSLRPARRTGVVPGLHHRPAVPADPEKAAEIDRRLEAWARELELFPEAWTGDFSDFQTGRAIVLQHPGGLDLDRLTAAGKLLLAENIVDSCYCEEDEGRGGSRRGLGGPLVIAQSALDPYHGVPELEAEWREGIQADGPLRSYHFALVDYATFATPSQTNRFVHDVARLHLGYLGEAAWMETRYMPRVWEYLVMRQFNNFRPCLSLVDAVDGYELPEQVYARPEIQRITALACNATTIVNDLYSFTKELASDPDHLNLPQVVAANDRHGLKAAYLKSVGIHNRIMEAFEEESAALSATSPVVARYAEGLAAWVAGNHEWHATNTNRYHLPDYW comes from the coding sequence ATGAGCACACCCACGACCTCCTACGCCCTGCCCGGGCCGCCGAACCTCGCACAGAGCCTGCGCCCGGCCCGGCGCACCGGCGTGGTCCCCGGCCTGCACCACCGGCCCGCCGTGCCCGCCGACCCGGAGAAGGCCGCCGAGATCGACCGGCGCCTGGAGGCCTGGGCCCGAGAGCTGGAGCTGTTCCCCGAGGCCTGGACGGGGGACTTCTCGGACTTCCAGACCGGCCGGGCCATCGTCCTCCAGCACCCGGGCGGTCTCGACCTGGACCGGCTCACCGCCGCCGGCAAGCTGCTGCTCGCCGAGAACATCGTGGACTCCTGCTACTGCGAGGAGGACGAGGGGCGGGGCGGATCGCGGCGTGGCCTCGGCGGCCCGCTGGTCATCGCCCAGTCGGCGCTCGACCCGTACCACGGCGTCCCGGAGCTGGAGGCCGAGTGGCGCGAGGGCATCCAGGCCGACGGCCCGCTGCGCTCGTACCACTTCGCCCTCGTGGACTACGCCACCTTCGCCACCCCCAGCCAGACCAACCGGTTCGTGCACGACGTGGCTCGGCTGCACCTGGGGTACCTGGGCGAGGCCGCCTGGATGGAGACCCGCTACATGCCGCGGGTCTGGGAGTACCTGGTGATGCGGCAGTTCAACAACTTCCGCCCCTGTCTGTCGCTGGTCGACGCGGTGGACGGCTACGAACTGCCCGAGCAGGTCTACGCCCGCCCGGAGATCCAGCGGATCACCGCCCTGGCGTGCAATGCCACCACGATCGTGAACGACCTGTACTCCTTCACCAAGGAGCTGGCGAGCGACCCGGACCACCTCAATCTGCCGCAGGTGGTCGCGGCCAACGACCGGCACGGGCTGAAGGCGGCCTATCTCAAGTCCGTCGGGATCCACAACCGGATCATGGAGGCCTTCGAGGAGGAGTCGGCCGCGCTGTCCGCCACCTCACCCGTGGTCGCGCGCTACGCCGAGGGCCTGGCCGCCTGGGTCGCCGGCAACCACGAGTGGCACGCCACCAACACCAACCGCTACCACCTGCCCGACTACTGGTAG
- a CDS encoding geranyl diphosphate 2-C-methyltransferase translates to MTTAPVARKTTTSAPVPTQSRYQNRVADYWNAEENPVNLELGKIDDLYHHHYGIGAADRSVLDEPDPELRKKRITGELHRLEHAQAELLASHLGPLTPADRVFDAGCGRGGGSIVANLRHGCHSDGVTISAKQADFANEMARKRGVGDKVRYHHRNMLDTGFESGAYAASWNNESTMYVELQLLFAEHARLLRRGGRYVTITGCYNDSYGRASREVSLINAHYICDIHPRSEYFRAMARNRLVPVHVEDLTEATIPYWELRKEADHLVTGIEDAFLTAYKNGSFQYLLIVADRV, encoded by the coding sequence TTGACCACCGCCCCTGTCGCTCGGAAGACCACCACGTCAGCCCCGGTGCCGACCCAGTCCAGGTACCAGAACCGCGTCGCGGACTACTGGAACGCCGAGGAGAACCCGGTCAACCTCGAACTCGGAAAGATCGACGACCTGTACCACCACCACTACGGGATCGGGGCGGCCGACCGGTCGGTGCTCGACGAGCCGGACCCGGAGCTGCGCAAGAAGCGGATCACCGGCGAGCTGCACCGGCTCGAGCACGCCCAGGCCGAGCTGCTGGCGAGCCACCTCGGTCCGCTCACACCCGCCGACCGGGTCTTCGACGCCGGCTGCGGCCGAGGCGGCGGCAGCATCGTGGCCAACCTGCGCCACGGCTGCCACTCCGACGGCGTCACCATCTCCGCCAAGCAGGCCGACTTCGCCAATGAGATGGCCCGCAAGCGGGGCGTCGGCGACAAGGTGCGCTACCACCACCGGAACATGCTGGACACCGGCTTCGAGTCGGGTGCCTACGCCGCCTCGTGGAACAACGAGTCCACCATGTACGTCGAGCTGCAGCTGCTGTTCGCCGAGCACGCCCGGCTGCTGCGCCGCGGCGGACGCTATGTGACGATCACCGGCTGCTACAACGACAGCTACGGCCGGGCCTCGCGCGAGGTGTCGCTGATCAACGCGCACTACATCTGCGACATCCACCCACGGTCGGAGTACTTCCGGGCGATGGCCAGGAACCGGCTGGTCCCGGTCCATGTGGAGGACCTGACCGAGGCGACGATCCCCTACTGGGAACTGCGCAAGGAAGCCGACCACTTGGTGACGGGAATCGAGGACGCGTTCCTCACCGCGTACAAGAACGGCAGCTTCCAGTACCTGCTGATCGTGGCCGACCGGGTCTGA
- a CDS encoding aminoglycoside phosphotransferase family protein: MNAVTPPPRMHADEVHLDAPLVGRLIARRFPRWAGLPVRRLASSGTENAMFRLGGDLLVRLPRRPNAVPDVTHEQRWLPRLGPLLPVAVPEPLGIGGPDDLFPWPWSVYRWLEGTNPAAGAVREPRRLAADLGAFVRALRLIDPQDGPPGYRAGPLQARDEPTRAAVAELGGRIDTDAVIAHWERALDAPAHAGPGVWAHGDLSPGNVLVDGGRLSAVIDFGCAGVGDPAVDLIAAWNLLPAAARDTFREAVGADDAEWARGRGWALSISLIQLPYYWDTNPALVENSRHVIAEILTETG; the protein is encoded by the coding sequence ATGAATGCCGTCACCCCACCGCCGCGTATGCACGCGGACGAGGTTCACCTCGACGCCCCGCTGGTCGGTCGGCTGATCGCCCGCCGATTTCCGCGCTGGGCCGGCCTGCCGGTACGGCGGCTCGCGTCGTCCGGCACCGAGAACGCCATGTTCCGGCTGGGCGGCGACCTGCTCGTACGGCTGCCACGGCGGCCCAACGCCGTACCGGACGTGACACACGAGCAGCGCTGGCTGCCCCGGCTCGGGCCGCTGCTGCCGGTGGCCGTGCCCGAGCCGCTCGGGATCGGCGGGCCCGACGATCTGTTCCCCTGGCCGTGGTCCGTCTACCGCTGGCTGGAGGGGACCAATCCGGCGGCAGGGGCGGTCCGTGAACCACGGCGGCTCGCCGCGGACCTCGGAGCGTTCGTCCGCGCCCTGCGCCTGATCGATCCGCAGGACGGCCCGCCCGGCTATCGGGCCGGTCCCCTCCAGGCCCGGGACGAGCCGACCCGGGCCGCCGTCGCCGAACTGGGCGGACGGATCGACACCGACGCGGTCATCGCCCACTGGGAGCGGGCCCTTGACGCCCCGGCCCACGCCGGTCCCGGCGTGTGGGCCCATGGGGACCTCTCCCCCGGCAACGTGCTGGTCGACGGCGGCCGGCTCAGCGCCGTGATCGACTTCGGCTGTGCCGGCGTCGGCGATCCGGCCGTGGACCTGATCGCCGCGTGGAATCTCCTGCCGGCCGCCGCCCGGGACACCTTCCGGGAAGCGGTCGGTGCCGACGACGCCGAGTGGGCCCGCGGACGGGGCTGGGCCCTGTCGATCTCGCTGATCCAGCTGCCGTACTACTGGGACACCAACCCGGCTCTGGTGGAGAACTCCCGGCACGTCATCGCCGAGATCCTCACCGAGACGGGGTGA
- a CDS encoding VOC family protein translates to MSTDGFTTCLWFDGQAEEAADFYVSVFKNSSIGRVTRTTEAGPGPAGSVLVVEFTANGQKFIALNGGPQFKFTEAISFQIFCADQQEIDHYWNRLTENGGEPGPCGWLKDRYGVSWQVVYDRLADLINDPDQQKASRAVTAMMAMGKLDVATLEKAHAGE, encoded by the coding sequence ATGAGCACCGACGGTTTCACCACGTGTCTCTGGTTCGACGGCCAGGCCGAGGAGGCCGCCGACTTCTATGTGTCGGTCTTCAAGAACTCGTCCATCGGCCGGGTCACCCGTACCACCGAGGCCGGGCCCGGCCCGGCCGGCTCGGTGCTGGTGGTCGAGTTCACCGCCAACGGCCAGAAGTTCATCGCGCTCAACGGCGGCCCCCAGTTCAAGTTCACCGAGGCGATCTCCTTCCAGATCTTCTGCGCGGACCAGCAGGAGATCGACCACTACTGGAACCGGCTCACCGAGAACGGCGGCGAGCCCGGCCCGTGCGGCTGGCTGAAGGACCGGTACGGCGTCTCCTGGCAGGTCGTCTACGACCGGCTGGCCGACCTGATCAACGACCCGGACCAGCAGAAGGCGTCCCGCGCCGTCACCGCGATGATGGCGATGGGCAAGCTGGACGTCGCCACCCTGGAGAAGGCCCACGCGGGGGAGTAG
- a CDS encoding epoxide hydrolase family protein: MTSTPGESIEPFRLSVPQHDLDDLQDRLDRTRWPAELPGAGWEYGVPAGYLRELVQYWRHTYDWRAAEAELNRWPQFTTTIDGAHIHFAHIRSPEPNATPLVLTHGWPGSIVEFLDVVGPLTDPVAHGGDAADAFHVVVPGIPGFGLSGPTTDRGWEAGRVAGAWVELMRRLGYERFGLQGGDWGAGISRELGRAHPDRVIGVHLNLLPGAQALTEPAEAELAALGPAERERTLRSWRRWEEWFREGAGYAGLQATRPHTLGYALTDSPVGQLAWIVEKFKEWSDCKELPEEAVDRDRLLTNVMLFWLTGTAGSSGRIYYERAHATGDRIARPAEPSTAPTALAVFPADPQIPLRHKADRTENIVRWTEFDRGGHFAALEQPDLLVGDVRAFFRQLREK, translated from the coding sequence ATGACCTCCACACCCGGCGAGAGCATCGAACCCTTCCGCCTGTCGGTCCCTCAGCACGATCTCGACGACCTCCAGGACCGCCTCGACCGCACCCGTTGGCCCGCCGAGCTGCCCGGCGCGGGGTGGGAGTACGGCGTCCCGGCCGGCTATCTGCGGGAACTGGTCCAGTACTGGCGGCACACGTACGACTGGCGCGCGGCCGAGGCCGAGCTGAACCGGTGGCCGCAGTTCACCACCACGATCGACGGTGCGCACATCCACTTCGCCCACATCCGCTCGCCCGAACCGAACGCCACCCCGCTGGTGCTGACCCACGGCTGGCCGGGCTCGATCGTGGAGTTCCTGGACGTCGTCGGCCCGCTCACCGACCCGGTGGCGCACGGCGGGGACGCGGCCGACGCCTTCCACGTCGTCGTGCCGGGCATCCCCGGTTTCGGACTGTCCGGGCCGACCACGGACCGGGGCTGGGAGGCGGGCCGGGTGGCCGGCGCCTGGGTGGAGCTGATGCGGCGGCTCGGCTACGAACGGTTCGGGCTGCAGGGCGGTGACTGGGGCGCCGGGATCTCGCGCGAGCTGGGCCGCGCCCATCCGGACCGGGTGATCGGCGTCCACCTCAATCTACTGCCGGGCGCACAGGCGCTCACCGAGCCCGCCGAGGCGGAGCTGGCCGCCCTCGGCCCCGCGGAGCGGGAGCGTACGCTGCGGTCCTGGCGCCGGTGGGAGGAGTGGTTCCGCGAGGGAGCCGGGTACGCCGGTCTCCAGGCCACCCGTCCGCACACCCTCGGCTACGCCCTGACGGACTCACCCGTCGGTCAACTCGCCTGGATCGTCGAGAAGTTCAAGGAGTGGTCCGACTGCAAGGAGCTGCCGGAGGAGGCGGTGGACCGGGACCGGCTGCTGACCAACGTGATGCTGTTCTGGCTCACCGGTACGGCCGGGTCGTCGGGGCGCATCTACTACGAGCGGGCACATGCCACCGGCGACCGGATCGCCCGGCCCGCCGAGCCCTCGACCGCGCCGACCGCGCTGGCCGTGTTCCCGGCCGACCCCCAGATCCCGCTGCGGCACAAGGCGGATCGGACCGAGAACATCGTGCGCTGGACGGAGTTCGACCGGGGCGGGCACTTCGCGGCCCTGGAGCAGCCGGACCTGCTGGTCGGCGACGTCCGGGCGTTCTTCCGACAGTTGCGGGAGAAGTGA
- a CDS encoding helix-turn-helix domain-containing protein: MTNQVSNEARVIPLRPAPARPREPESEPRESKEPLWRDLVGEVLRRERRAQERTLKDVADAARISLPYLSEIERGRKEASSEVLAAAAHALGLGLGDLLSLTHGELTRRTSSHRRPAAAPHRPYNGLCLAA, from the coding sequence GTGACGAACCAGGTGAGCAACGAAGCCCGAGTGATCCCGCTGCGGCCGGCGCCCGCCCGTCCACGGGAGCCCGAGTCCGAGCCCCGGGAGAGCAAGGAGCCCCTGTGGCGCGATCTGGTCGGCGAGGTGCTGCGCCGCGAGCGGCGGGCGCAGGAACGCACGCTGAAGGACGTCGCCGACGCGGCCCGGATCTCGCTGCCCTACCTCTCCGAGATCGAACGCGGCCGCAAGGAGGCCTCCTCGGAGGTCCTCGCGGCCGCCGCGCACGCCCTCGGCCTGGGCCTCGGCGACCTGCTGTCGCTGACGCACGGCGAGCTGACCCGGCGCACGAGCAGCCACCGCCGCCCGGCCGCCGCACCGCACCGGCCCTACAACGGTCTCTGCCTGGCCGCCTGA
- a CDS encoding ATP-binding protein has translation MTEHLGGPVIPTGFDVTVEPLRRAAHYSGEPGSIAEARAFAARFLQQLSTEWCATVDRDAEGELLLLVSELVTNAEQHSNGPYILELEGTDDAVTVCVYDSSSALPRRYPRDPARVGRHGLEIVDALAAEVVAERVPVGKRIRARFDLGR, from the coding sequence ATGACCGAGCACCTGGGCGGGCCAGTGATACCGACTGGTTTCGACGTCACCGTGGAACCGCTGCGCCGTGCGGCGCACTACAGCGGCGAACCCGGCTCCATCGCGGAGGCACGGGCCTTCGCCGCCCGGTTCCTCCAGCAACTGAGCACCGAGTGGTGCGCCACCGTCGACCGCGATGCCGAGGGTGAGCTGCTCCTGCTCGTGAGCGAGTTGGTCACCAACGCCGAGCAGCACAGCAACGGCCCGTACATCCTGGAGCTGGAGGGCACCGACGACGCGGTCACGGTCTGCGTGTACGACAGCAGCTCCGCGCTGCCCCGCCGCTACCCCAGGGACCCCGCACGCGTCGGGCGACACGGACTGGAGATCGTGGACGCCCTGGCCGCGGAGGTCGTCGCGGAGCGCGTACCCGTGGGCAAGCGGATACGCGCCCGCTTCGACCTGGGACGCTGA